One window of Methylococcus sp. EFPC2 genomic DNA carries:
- a CDS encoding NUDIX hydrolase → MKPENPWKLLSRREVYDNPWIHIDEDRVRNPSGGLSLYGRIHFKNQAIGIIPLDEAGNTWLVGQYRYVPDAYFWEIPMGGSPPGEDILVTAQCELKEETGLSAERWSVFMRLHTSNSVTDEEGYVFLAEGLVEGETEFEDTEDITVKKLPLADAVRMVLDGKITDAISAAGLLRLALVRPDLFPKTE, encoded by the coding sequence ATGAAGCCGGAAAATCCCTGGAAATTGCTGAGCCGGCGGGAGGTTTACGATAACCCCTGGATACACATAGACGAAGACCGGGTTCGCAATCCCTCCGGCGGTCTGAGCCTCTACGGCCGCATACACTTCAAGAATCAGGCGATAGGCATCATTCCCCTGGACGAGGCCGGCAACACCTGGCTGGTCGGCCAATACCGCTACGTGCCGGATGCCTATTTCTGGGAGATCCCCATGGGCGGTTCCCCGCCGGGAGAAGACATCCTGGTCACCGCCCAGTGCGAGCTGAAAGAAGAAACCGGCCTGAGCGCGGAGCGCTGGAGCGTGTTCATGCGCCTGCATACGTCCAATTCGGTCACCGACGAGGAAGGCTATGTCTTCCTGGCGGAGGGGCTGGTTGAGGGTGAAACCGAGTTCGAGGATACGGAAGACATCACGGTAAAAAAACTGCCGCTGGCCGACGCCGTGCGCATGGTGCTGGACGGCAAAATCACCGACGCCATCAGCGCGGCCGGCTTGCTCAGGCTGGCCTTGGTCCGCCCCGATCTGTTTCCGAAGACTGAATAA
- a CDS encoding ATP-binding protein has protein sequence MSTVGTEAYASERGAGRSKLELVLHLLANLPQSLLLLAPKGAGKTALMRQIQATAPPGWHVCYLLATPNHSFERILDEMSLTLRRPGQPAMDDDPETALTGYLVQLEKQGRVLLLLLDDAGVLMPGLLSALCRFARLHAPLKLAFGLRPEELQGKAIGDALALSDAHRVTLPEARPDPASNPSPSPVREFNAFPAMSSAIPPLAFGEPLKAAWAKFRFSPIHWLLAASLALAAAAAVVVRSFWQDGAKPPAEAAAPISPPASTPTPAVAELPAAAPQLPAQPAPEVRPVEPPPPAASPAPVPNAAPPPPNAGEAASAEQTAVPEPEAKSSKRKKRRH, from the coding sequence ATGAGTACGGTCGGCACTGAGGCGTATGCCTCTGAGCGAGGGGCCGGCCGAAGCAAGCTCGAACTGGTCCTGCATCTGCTCGCCAACCTGCCGCAGTCCTTGCTCTTGCTGGCACCCAAAGGCGCAGGCAAAACCGCGTTGATGCGGCAAATCCAGGCGACGGCACCACCCGGCTGGCATGTCTGTTATCTGCTCGCCACCCCCAATCACAGTTTCGAGCGCATCCTCGACGAGATGTCGCTCACGCTGCGCCGGCCGGGACAGCCGGCGATGGACGACGATCCCGAAACCGCTTTGACCGGCTACCTCGTACAACTGGAAAAGCAAGGACGGGTGTTGCTGCTGCTGCTTGACGACGCGGGCGTACTGATGCCGGGGCTGTTGAGTGCGCTATGCCGTTTCGCCCGGCTGCATGCCCCGCTCAAATTGGCCTTTGGCCTCCGTCCCGAGGAACTGCAAGGCAAGGCGATCGGCGACGCGCTGGCGCTGTCCGATGCCCACCGGGTCACGCTTCCGGAGGCCCGGCCGGATCCAGCATCGAACCCATCGCCATCGCCCGTGCGGGAATTCAACGCATTTCCGGCAATGTCATCGGCCATCCCGCCGCTTGCCTTCGGCGAACCGCTGAAGGCGGCGTGGGCGAAATTTCGCTTCAGCCCGATCCACTGGCTGTTGGCCGCTAGCCTCGCGCTGGCGGCCGCGGCAGCGGTCGTGGTGCGTTCCTTCTGGCAGGATGGGGCCAAGCCCCCGGCCGAAGCCGCGGCGCCCATCAGTCCGCCGGCATCCACCCCGACGCCTGCGGTGGCGGAGCTTCCGGCTGCGGCTCCCCAGCTTCCCGCCCAGCCCGCTCCCGAAGTGAGGCCGGTAGAGCCTCCGCCACCCGCCGCGAGCCCTGCTCCGGTGCCCAATGCCGCGCCCCCTCCGCCGAATGCCGGCGAAGCCGCATCCGCGGAACAAACTGCAGTTCCTGAACCCGAGGCCAAGAGCAGCAAACGCAAGAAACGCCGACACTAG
- the hemE gene encoding uroporphyrinogen decarboxylase, giving the protein MTELKNDTFIRALLRQPIERTPVWMMRQAGRYLPEYRRVRQQAGSFMNLCTTPELACEVTLQPLERYPLDAAILFSDILTVPDAMGLGLHFVEGEGPKFERPLRDADDIRKLAVPDPYGKLRYVPDTVRLIQSHLRGKVPLIGFSGSPWTLATYMVEGQSSREFRKVKALAYDQPALLHQLLGVLADAVAAYLNAQIEAGVDAIMLFDTWGGSLTTGQYAEFSLAYARRVLEQLDRGGRTVPAVLFTKGGGLWLEAMAETGYDALGLDWQTPIGEARRRVGDKVALQGNLDPVALYASPESIRAEVGKILAEFGRGSGHVFNLGHGVHPDIDPEHVGAMIKAVHELSPVYHSAG; this is encoded by the coding sequence ATGACCGAACTGAAAAACGACACCTTCATCCGCGCCCTGTTACGCCAGCCCATCGAACGCACACCCGTCTGGATGATGCGACAAGCCGGCCGCTACCTGCCCGAATACCGCCGCGTGCGCCAGCAGGCCGGCAGCTTCATGAATCTCTGCACGACCCCGGAATTGGCCTGTGAAGTCACCCTGCAGCCGCTGGAGCGCTATCCGCTGGATGCTGCCATCCTGTTCTCGGACATCCTCACCGTGCCTGACGCCATGGGGCTGGGGCTGCATTTCGTGGAAGGCGAAGGCCCGAAGTTCGAACGCCCACTACGCGACGCCGACGACATCCGCAAACTCGCCGTACCCGACCCCTATGGCAAGCTGCGTTACGTGCCGGACACCGTGCGGCTGATCCAGTCACATCTGCGCGGCAAGGTGCCGTTGATAGGCTTTTCCGGCAGTCCCTGGACTCTGGCCACCTACATGGTCGAAGGCCAGAGCAGCCGGGAATTCCGCAAGGTCAAGGCGCTGGCGTACGATCAGCCGGCACTGCTGCACCAGTTGTTGGGTGTTTTGGCCGATGCCGTCGCGGCCTATTTGAACGCGCAAATCGAGGCCGGCGTCGATGCCATCATGTTGTTCGATACCTGGGGCGGCTCGCTGACCACCGGGCAATACGCGGAATTTTCGCTGGCCTACGCCCGCCGCGTACTGGAACAGCTAGACCGCGGCGGGCGGACCGTCCCGGCCGTCCTGTTCACCAAGGGCGGCGGCTTGTGGCTGGAGGCTATGGCTGAAACCGGCTACGACGCTCTCGGGTTGGACTGGCAGACGCCCATCGGCGAAGCGCGCCGGCGGGTTGGGGATAAGGTGGCACTGCAGGGCAATCTCGATCCCGTGGCACTATATGCTTCGCCGGAGAGCATACGCGCCGAGGTCGGCAAGATACTGGCGGAATTCGGTCGTGGCAGTGGCCATGTTTTCAATCTGGGCCACGGCGTGCATCCCGATATCGACCCGGAACACGTCGGTGCGATGATCAAGGCCGTGCACGAACTCAGCCCGGTCTACCATTCCGCCGGTTGA
- a CDS encoding OmpA family protein produces the protein MSPRYKTTPVRIPPAPADPWRSSATPGNQESNGGWVLSYLDVMTILFTFFVLLFAYQKAMSPSSAKPHKPAVAVQAKAAAAQTKGQGENTAGATAAPPATQQAVAAMKSQALAMSGVRGSSDGPQTSGYAVEQKEPASLTDKAVAGAAQLGSEQTARLMAKALERERENRQVEVVHEGRQIRVEISDAILFDPGSAELRQEGYALLDRINGILAGREDILFIEGHTDPTPIANNRFPSNWELSSARASAVTRYLVAHGLPAERLRAIGLADTRPLGDNATAEGRARNRRVTLLMGSAYPS, from the coding sequence ATGTCCCCCAGATACAAAACCACACCCGTCCGTATCCCGCCGGCGCCCGCCGATCCCTGGAGGTCGTCCGCCACGCCGGGAAACCAGGAAAGCAACGGCGGCTGGGTGCTGAGTTATCTCGACGTGATGACCATACTGTTCACCTTCTTCGTGCTGCTGTTCGCCTACCAAAAAGCCATGAGTCCGTCATCGGCCAAACCGCACAAACCGGCCGTCGCGGTTCAGGCCAAAGCCGCCGCGGCTCAAACTAAAGGCCAAGGGGAAAATACAGCCGGCGCGACGGCGGCTCCGCCGGCAACCCAGCAGGCCGTCGCGGCCATGAAATCCCAGGCGCTGGCCATGTCGGGCGTGCGCGGCAGCTCGGATGGACCGCAGACTAGCGGCTACGCGGTCGAGCAGAAAGAACCCGCTAGTCTGACCGACAAGGCGGTGGCGGGCGCGGCGCAACTGGGCTCCGAGCAAACGGCCCGGCTCATGGCGAAGGCGCTGGAGCGGGAACGCGAAAACCGGCAGGTGGAAGTCGTCCATGAAGGTCGGCAGATTCGTGTGGAAATCAGCGACGCCATCCTTTTCGACCCGGGCAGCGCCGAACTTCGGCAGGAAGGTTATGCCCTGCTCGACCGGATCAACGGCATACTCGCAGGCCGCGAGGACATCCTGTTCATCGAGGGCCACACAGACCCCACCCCCATTGCCAATAACCGCTTTCCCAGCAACTGGGAGCTCTCCAGTGCACGCGCCTCCGCGGTCACGCGTTATCTGGTCGCCCACGGTCTGCCCGCCGAACGCTTGCGGGCTATCGGTTTGGCCGACACCCGCCCGCTCGGCGACAACGCCACCGCGGAGGGCCGGGCACGCAATCGGCGCGTGACTCTGCTCATGGGAAGCGCTTATCCGTCCTGA
- a CDS encoding motility protein A: MKRHTRLAVTVLALAAFFTLVWRFDPSGHVFNLPGLLVVLVGVYLATALGQSFGSVWTLVCKLPEKLAPGRVDADDEVDIELFLKACEFHRQSNVKYAELALRRIGNPFLKSGAQLVLDRTPIADIQRVMDWSIGAQRERDHTEIQVFQTMMGYAPAFGMVGTLFGLIAMLYGLEMNNLRRLGADMGFAMLTTVYGLLLANLILKPVVTRLELRSRERLAWLHAQQEMVMMMHEQCHPKLIREHLAAFRNQADAPEREPEPRLLEAGSHS, encoded by the coding sequence ATGAAACGACATACTCGCCTAGCTGTCACGGTGCTTGCCCTTGCCGCGTTTTTCACGCTGGTATGGCGCTTCGATCCCAGTGGCCATGTCTTTAACCTTCCCGGCCTGCTGGTCGTGCTCGTGGGCGTTTATCTCGCCACGGCACTGGGGCAGTCGTTCGGATCGGTATGGACATTGGTGTGCAAGCTTCCCGAAAAACTGGCGCCCGGCCGCGTCGATGCCGATGACGAAGTCGACATCGAGCTTTTCCTCAAGGCCTGCGAATTCCACCGCCAGTCCAACGTCAAATACGCCGAACTGGCTTTGCGCCGCATCGGCAACCCCTTCCTGAAGTCCGGCGCGCAACTGGTGCTGGACCGCACACCCATAGCCGATATCCAGCGCGTGATGGATTGGAGCATCGGCGCCCAGCGCGAGCGCGATCACACCGAAATCCAGGTATTTCAGACCATGATGGGTTACGCCCCCGCTTTCGGCATGGTGGGAACGCTGTTTGGGCTGATAGCCATGCTGTATGGGCTGGAAATGAACAACCTGCGGCGGCTGGGTGCCGACATGGGGTTTGCGATGCTGACCACCGTTTATGGCCTGCTGCTGGCAAATCTGATCTTGAAGCCCGTCGTCACACGCCTCGAACTGCGCTCCAGAGAACGGCTGGCCTGGCTGCATGCCCAGCAGGAGATGGTCATGATGATGCACGAGCAATGCCACCCCAAGCTGATACGGGAGCATCTCGCCGCCTTCCGCAACCAAGCCGATGCGCCGGAGCGGGAACCAGAACCCCGCTTGCTAGAAGCGGGTAGCCATTCCTGA